A genomic stretch from Paraburkholderia dioscoreae includes:
- a CDS encoding manganese catalase family protein — MFVHNKRLQYTVRVAAPNPGLANLLLEQFGGPQGELAAACRYFTQAVSEDDPGRRDMLFDIATEELSHLEIVGSIVAMLNKGAKGRLAEGVEQEAELYRSLTGGGNDSHTTALLYGGGPALTNSAGVPWTAAYIDTIGEPTADLRSNIAAEARAKIVYERLINVTDDPGIKEALGFLMTREIAHQKSFEKALHSIQPNFPQGKLPGVPEFTNVYYNMSDGDDAPRGPWNEGPGWDFVENPEPAVDGGDGLASVQVSEEEVEVLSAMAARTASATGIDPVTGADLGAGQDVAVTK; from the coding sequence ACCGTCCGCGTAGCCGCACCCAACCCCGGCCTTGCGAATCTGCTTCTTGAACAGTTCGGCGGCCCGCAGGGCGAACTGGCCGCAGCGTGTCGATATTTCACACAGGCGGTAAGCGAGGACGACCCGGGTCGGCGCGACATGCTGTTCGATATCGCGACGGAAGAACTCAGTCACCTGGAGATCGTCGGTTCGATCGTCGCGATGCTCAACAAAGGCGCAAAGGGCCGGCTTGCAGAAGGCGTCGAGCAGGAAGCGGAGCTTTACCGCTCACTCACCGGAGGCGGCAACGACTCGCATACCACCGCGCTGCTCTACGGTGGCGGCCCGGCGTTGACCAACTCCGCAGGCGTGCCGTGGACAGCTGCGTACATCGACACGATCGGCGAGCCGACTGCGGATCTGCGATCCAATATCGCCGCGGAAGCGCGAGCAAAAATCGTCTACGAACGACTGATCAACGTGACCGATGATCCGGGCATCAAGGAAGCGCTCGGGTTTCTGATGACCCGCGAAATCGCGCACCAGAAGTCGTTCGAGAAGGCATTGCATTCGATCCAGCCGAACTTCCCGCAAGGCAAATTGCCGGGCGTGCCGGAATTCACGAACGTCTACTACAACATGTCCGATGGCGACGATGCGCCGCGCGGTCCGTGGAATGAAGGGCCGGGCTGGGACTTCGTCGAGAACCCTGAGCCGGCGGTCGACGGTGGCGATGGTCTCGCCAGCGTTCAGGTGTCTGAAGAGGAAGTTGAAGTGTTGAGCGCAATGGCGGCGCGCACGGCTTCTGCAACCGGAATCGACCCCGTCACCGGTGCCGACCTCGGCGCCGGGCAAGATGTCGCGGTAACGAAATAA
- a CDS encoding phasin family protein, producing MRASHNGASMYPDTTNQFSPRQNEMTIDAAFACTNEIFAGIEKVAKLNVQTIKTSLLEQQALADAALSAQSVSEVLDLQSQQLPAAVTKTFAYWRHMEDIAAQTRNDLASAVQEHFGSSLQTFAKMFDFASIGLDAQDMLGKSSQFVMAQSADASAERVAIVDSSGKVLSSEGVRSDLH from the coding sequence GTGCGCGCCTCACACAACGGAGCCTCTATGTACCCCGATACCACGAACCAGTTCTCCCCGCGTCAAAATGAAATGACTATCGACGCAGCTTTTGCCTGCACGAACGAGATATTCGCAGGCATCGAGAAAGTTGCAAAACTAAATGTCCAGACCATCAAAACCTCGCTATTGGAGCAGCAGGCGCTGGCCGATGCGGCACTTTCTGCCCAATCGGTGAGCGAAGTGCTCGATCTTCAATCGCAACAGTTACCGGCCGCGGTAACGAAGACCTTTGCATACTGGCGGCACATGGAAGACATTGCCGCTCAGACGCGAAACGACCTCGCTTCGGCGGTGCAGGAGCATTTCGGAAGTTCGCTTCAGACGTTCGCGAAGATGTTCGACTTCGCCTCTATCGGACTCGACGCTCAGGACATGCTCGGCAAGTCGAGCCAGTTCGTCATGGCGCAATCCGCGGACGCCTCTGCGGAACGGGTGGCGATCGTGGACAGTTCGGGCAAGGTGCTTTCTTCGGAAGGCGTTCGGAGCGACCTGCATTAG